In one Silene latifolia isolate original U9 population chromosome 10, ASM4854445v1, whole genome shotgun sequence genomic region, the following are encoded:
- the LOC141607519 gene encoding uncharacterized protein LOC141607519: MAYKLEFPANLGKIHDVFHVSQLRKYISDSSHVLQSEVLEIEPNLTYEERLIRILDSMEKYLRNKVLPLVKGLWRCHKFEEETWETEDSMRAKHPHLFERGSNSDDPDADSYVADDSIED, from the exons ATGGCATACAAGTTGGAGTTTCCAGCTAATCTTGGAAAGATTCATGATgtgttccatgtttctcagttaaggaagtacattagtgattcTAGTCACGTCCTACAGTCTGAAGTTCTGGAGATTGAGCCTAACCTGACCTACGAAGAGCGACTTATTCGAATCTTAGATAGCATGGAAAAATACCTTAGAAATAAGGTTTTGCCTTTGGTTAAAGGCCTTTGGAGGTGCCACAAGTTCGAGGAAGAGACATGGGAAACTGAAGATTCTATGCGAGCAAAGCACCCCCATCTTTTTGAGAGAG GTTCAAACTCGGACGACCCGGACGCCGACTCTTATGTTGCTGACGATTCAATTGAAGATTAA
- the LOC141607520 gene encoding uncharacterized protein LOC141607520, whose product MLCACALDFHASWEKNLPLVEFSYNNSYHATIKMAPYKALYGRKCRGPLCWDQSSEVRELGPEKLQETIDGVKLIRERMKATQDRQKSYADIRRRPLEFEVGDKVFLKVSLMKGVKRFGDQREVES is encoded by the coding sequence ATGCTCTGTGCTTGTGCCTTGGATTTTCATGCGAGTTGGGAGAAGAATTTACCTTTGGTcgagttttcctacaacaacagttatcatgcAACTATCAAGATGGCTCCTTATaaagctttgtatgggaggaaatGTCGCGGCCCCTTGTGTTGGGATCAATCAAGTGAAGTTCGTGAATTGGGTCCTGAGAAGCTACAAGAGACCATTGACGGCGTCAAGCTGATTCGAGAAAGGATGAAGGCTACTCAAGATAGGCAAAAATCTTATGCAGATATAAGACGACGACCTTTGGAGTTCGAGGTGGGTGACAAGGTGTTTCTCAAAGTTTCTCTGATGAAGGGTGTTAAAAGGTTTGGGGatcaaagggaagttgagtcctaA